From one Anopheles cruzii chromosome 3, idAnoCruzAS_RS32_06, whole genome shotgun sequence genomic stretch:
- the LOC128273600 gene encoding lipopolysaccharide-induced tumor necrosis factor-alpha factor homolog, whose product MTTVIISPAVGPESTQLVCPTCQALVRTATEHRANTRTHIYALLLCLFLCWPCICLPYCCGSCRDTVHRCPRCKAYIGVYQR is encoded by the exons ATGA CTACCGTTATCATATCGCCGGCCGTCGGTCCTGAGTCGACCCAGCTCGTGTGCCCTACCTGCCAGGCGCTGGTGCGTACGGCGACGGAACATCGGGCCAACACCCGGACACACATCTAcgcactgctgctgtgccTGTTCCTGTGCTGGCCATGCATTTGCCTGCCATACTGCTGTGGTTCGTGCCGTGACACCGTTCATCGGTGTCCTCGATGCAAGGCGTACATCGGCGTTTACCAGCGATAA
- the LOC128273095 gene encoding lipopolysaccharide-induced tumor necrosis factor-alpha factor homolog, protein MEPTKSELPSYEQIDHGVPGAYPHHAPPMVVDTDPIKSQEPPLLQTTVIVTSPQVGPDPTTIICPSCRATVVTRMEYETTTKTHLCAGLLCLFLCWPCAFIPYCSTACRDANHYCPNCGSFIGSYRK, encoded by the exons ATGG AACCCACGAAGTCCGAACTGCCGTCCTATGAACAGATCGATCACGGTGTGCCGGGTGCCTATCCTCATCATGCGCCACCAATGGTGGTCGACACAGATCCGATCAAGTCACAGGAACCGCCCTTGTTGC AGACTACAGTGATCGTGACGAGCCCACAAGTTGGTCCGGATCCGACCACTATCATCTGTCCTTCGTGCCGGGCAACGGTTGTTACGCGGATGGAGTACGAGACCACCACGAAGACGCATCTGTGTGCGGGGCTGCTGTGCCTGTTCCTGTGCTGGCCGTGCGCCTTCATACCGTACTGCTCGACGGCGTGCCGAGATGCGAACCATTACTGCCCGAACTGTGGCTCTTTCATCGGGTCCTACCGGAAGTAG
- the LOC128272417 gene encoding lipopolysaccharide-induced tumor necrosis factor-alpha factor homolog, producing the protein MNSSGKGAGPDQVQPLNQPPYPTAQTGAYMPNMPGTNAYPHPPTDAPSYMHPPPPPPYDANSNVISSPQQASTTYVQVVSRPQVGPDPSSMICPSCAKHVITRLDYETSTKTHIAAGLLCLFICWPCFWIPYVIDSCKNANHYCPNCGAYIGTYRG; encoded by the exons atgAACAGCAGTGGCAAAGGAGCGGGCCCGGACCAGGTGCAACCGCTCAACCAACCGCCGTACCCCACCGCACAGACCGGCGCTTACATGCCGAATATGCCGGGGACGAACGCATACCCTCACCCACCGACAGACGCACCCAGCTACATGCAcccaccacctccaccgccgTACGATGCCAATTCCAACGTGATCTCGTCCCCGCAGCAAGCGTCCACCACCTACGTGCAAG TTGTGAGCAGGCCACAGGTTGGACCGGATCCGTCCTCGATGATCTGCCCGTCCTGCGCCAAGCACGTCATCACCCGGCTAGACTACGAAACGTCCACCAAGACGCATATTGCCGCCGGTTTGCTGTGTCTGTTCAT CTGCTGGCCATGCTTCTGGATCCCGTACGTGATCGATTCGTGCAAAAATGCCAACCACTACTGCCCGAACTGTGGCGCGTACATCGGAACGTACCGCGGCTAA
- the LOC128273091 gene encoding lipopolysaccharide-induced tumor necrosis factor-alpha factor homolog, whose protein sequence is MTTVIVTNPQVGPDPVTITCPSCRATVRTKVKHHSTTSTHACAFLLWIFCWPCLCLPYCCGSCRDANHYCPNCNAFIGTYKH, encoded by the exons ATGA CTACCGTGATCGTCACAAACCCGCAAGTCGGCCCCGACCCCGTCACGATCACCTGCCCATCGTGCCGTGCAACTGTCCGCACGAAGGTGAAGCACCACTCTACCACCTCCACGCACGCGTGCGCGTTTCTGCTGTGGATCTTCTGCTGGCCGTGCCTCTGCCTGCCGTACTGCTGCGGTTCTTGCCGGGATGCCAATCATTACTGTCCCAACTGTAACGCCTTCATCGGAACATACAAGCACTAA